Within Fusobacterium gonidiaformans ATCC 25563, the genomic segment CTGCTTTTCAAAGCGAAAGTATTATTGGAAGAGCCATTGAAATGGGAAAAGTGGAGATTGTCATTCGAGACATTCGAGATTACTGTTACGATAAACATAAACAGGCAGATGATATGCCCTTTGGGGGAGGTGCTGGAATGGTAATGAAACCGGAGCCTCTTTTTCGTGCACTTGCTGATTGTTCCGGAAAAGTAATTTACACTTCTCCGCAAGGAGAAAAGTTTTCACAAAAGATGGCTTTAGATTTGTCGGAAGAGAGAGAATTGGTCATCATTGCCGGACATTATGAGGGAATTGATGAAAGAGTGATTGAAGAAAAAGTAGATATGGAAATTTCTATTGGAGATTATGTGTTAACGGGAGGAGAACTTCCTGCTATGGTCATGATGGATAGTATTATTCGCCTTTTGCCGGGAGTGATTCGGAGAGAGTCCTATGAAAATGATTCTTTTTTTCAAGGACTTTTAGATTATCCACAGTATACAAGACCGGCAGACTATGAGGGCTGCAAAGTTCCTGAGGTACTTCTGTCAGGTCATCATAAAAAAATAGAAGAATGGCGTTTTTATCAAAGTGTGAAAAGGACTTTGGAGAGAAGACCGGATCTTTTACAAGGAAGAGTTTGGACAAAGCAAGAAAAGAAAATTTTAGGAGAGTTAATCAAAAAATGAGAAAGCAAATTTATTTAGCCTTGGTACATTATCCAGTATATAACAAGAGAAGAGATGTGGTTTGTACTTCGGTAACCAATTTTGATATTCATGATATTTCAAGGACTTGTAGTACTTACGATATTAAAGGTTATCGTTTAGTTGTACCTGTGGATGCTCAAAAAAAGCTAACGGAAAGAATTTTGGGGTATTGGCAGGAAGGATTCGGAGGAAATTACAATAAAGATCGAGAAGAAGCTTTTGTACGAACAAGAGTTGCAGAAAGTATCGAAGAAGTTATTGCAGAAATTGAAAAAATAGAAGGAAAGAAACCTAAAATTGTAACTACTTCTGCAAGACATTTTCCAAATACAGTATCTTTTGCAAATTTACAAGAAAAGTTATTTGAAACGGAAAATCAACCCTATTTATTATTGTTTGGAACAGGTTGGGGATTGACGGATGAAGTGATGGCTATGTCGGATTATATTCTAGAACCGATTCGGGCTAATTCCAAGTACAATCATTTATCGGTAAGAGCTGCTGTGGCTATTATTGTAGATCGTTTATTAGGAGAAAACTAATGTCAAGTAAAGAAATCAGGATGAAGCCTGGAAGAGAGTTACTACAAAGACTAGGAATTCAATTCATGCAGTTAGAGGAAATTCGTTATTCGGAACGAAGAAATGTACTGCGTGTTTTTTGTGTTCTTCCGACTTATCTTGCGATTTCTGAGTTAGAAAGATTGCATCAAGATTTACAGATTACTTTTGGAAACAATGTAAAAATAGAGTTTAGTTCTAAGCTTTTAGATGAAAATATTCCCAAAGAAGAATTGAAAAATATTGTAGATTTGGCAATTCAACGACTCCGAAAAACAGAGCCGAGATTTAAATCATTTTTATGCAATTATAGAATTTTTATTGAAGGAAATGATATTTATTTAGAAGTGAATACGGATTGTGGAATTGAAATTATCGAAGATGGGCATGGAAGCCAAAAATTAGAGGCAGTGCTTTATGAATATGGTTTAAAGTACTATTCTATACATATCGAAAGGGGAGATTTCACAGCCGAAAATCTACATCGAGAAAGAGAAAGAAAAGAAGAAATTCGACAAATAGAGAAAAAAGCAATTCAGGAACAAAATGAAATTGCAGCGAAAGCTGCTGCCAAAGTTCCAACAATACCGGAGAAAACGGATTTTCCAAAACGTGGGAATGGAGGTTTTTCCAGAAATAAAACAAGAGAAATCAAAGGGAGTCCTATTCCTATGAAAGATTTTGCAGAGGTTATGGAAGAGGATACTTGTATTGTAGAAGGAGAAATTTTCTCTTTAGAGGATAGAGAATTATCGACAGGAAATATTCTAAAAACCTTATGGATTACGGATGAAAGTAATTCTTTGACTGCCAAGCTTTTTCTAAAGAAAGACGAAGTCTTGGAAATTGCAAAAAACGATTATGTCAGAATTGAGGGAAAGGTCCAAATTGATACCTATGCTCAAAACGAAAAAATCATCATGATACAAGCAATCAATCGTTTAGAACGAAAGAAAACGAAAAAAGAAGATTTGGCAGAAGAAAAAATGGTAGAGCTTCACACACATACAAAAATGAGTGAAATGGTCGGAGTAACAGAAGTTGGAGACATTATAAAAAGAGCAAAACAATACGGACATTCTGCTGTAGCCATTACGGATTATGGAGTGGTCCATTCTTTCCCGGGAGCTCATAAAGCAGCCAAAGAAGCAGGAATCAAAGCAATTTTAGGTTGTGAGGCCTATATGATAGATGATACTTTACCAATCGTCCATAATTTGAAAGAGGACCAAGACTTGGAAAAGGCAAGTTTTGTAGTTTATGACTTGGAAACCTTAGGTTTCAATTCTCATGAGGGAAAAATTATTGAAATTGGAGCTGTCAAAATTGTAGAAAAAAGAATTGTGGATCGTTTTTCACAACTGGTGAATCCCGGGCAAAGTATTCCACAAAATATCGTGGATGTAACAAATATTACAGACAGTATGGTACAAAATGAACCGAACATTGAAGAAGTGCTCCCTAAGTTTTTAGACTTTATTGAGGGAAGTATTCTCGTAGCTCACAATGCTGATTTTGACATCGGTTATTTGAAACAACAATGTAAACAACAGGGATATTCAGATTTCAATCCTAGCTTTATTGATACTTTACAAATGGCGAAGGATCTTTATCCGGAATTGAAGCAATTCGGATTGGGACCTTTGAATAAGAAATTAGGCTTATCTTTGGAGAATCACCATAGAGCGGTAGATGACTGTCAAGCAACGGGAAATATGTTCTTAATTTTCTTAGATAAATATTTAGATCAAGGAATTCATAAATTATCAGAAATGCAGGGAGCTTTTCCTGTGAATACGAAAAAGCAAAATACGAGAAATGTTATGTTATTGGTGAAAGATAGAGTGGGGCTTGAAAACTTAAATCGTTTGGTTTCGGATGCTCATCTTTATCATTTTGGGAATCGAAAACCAAGAGTTTTGAAATCAAACTTAGAAAAATATCGAGAAGGATTGATAGTAGGTTGTTCTTTGACGGGACATTCTATCAATGATAGTGATTTGTTTCATGATTACTCGACAGGAAATATGGAAAGAATCCCTGAAAAAATATCCTTTTATGACTATATAGAACTATTACCGAGACAGGCTTATACAGAGAATATAGAGTACAATGGAACGGGACTCATTTCCGGAAATAGCTATATTGAGAAAATGAATCAATATTTTTATGACTTGGCAAAAGAAAAAGGGATTTTGGTGACAGGAAGTTCCAATGTGCATTATTTAGATCCGGAAGAAGCAAAGATAAGAACAATTTTACTCTATGGAAGTGGAATGGTCCATGGAGCGAAGGCGTACAAGACCGATAATGGTTTCTATTTCCGTACGACTGGAGAATTATTAGAGGAATTTTCTTATTTAGGAGAAGAAGCTGCCAAGGAAATTCTGATTCAAAATACGAATGCAATTGCAGAAAAAATTGAAGTGATAAAACCAATTCCGGACGGTTTTTATCCGCCATCGATTGACAATGCAGAGGAAACAGTACGAGAGATGACCTATGAAAAGGCGTATCGTATCTATGGCAATCCTTTACCTGAAATTGTAGAAAAGAGATTGGAGAGAGAATTAAATGCGATTATTGGAAATGGATTTTCGGTATTGTATCTTTCCGCTCAAAAATTAGTAAAGAAATCTTTGGATAATGGTTATTTGGTTGGTTCTCGGGGATCGGTAGGTTCTTCTTTGGTTGCTTTTATGATGGGAATTACGGAAGTAAATGCTTTGTATCCTCACTATATTTGTACGAATCCGGATTGTAAGCATGTGGAGTTTATTGAAAGAGAAGGGGTAGGGATTGACTTACCGGAAAAGAAATGTCCAAAGTGTGGACAAATGTATAAACGAGACGGATATTCCATTCCTTTTGAAGTGTTCATGGGATTCAATGGAGATAAGGTTCCGGATATTGATTTGAACTTCTCCGGAGAATATCAATCGGAAATTCATCGATATTGTGAAGAACTTTTTGGAAAAGAGAATGTCTTTAAGGCAGGAACGATTTCTACCTTAGCAGAAAAAAATGCTGCCGGTTATGTAAAAAAATATTTTGAAGACAATGGAATGAGTATCAGCCAAGCAGAAGTTATGCGACTTGCTAAGAAATGTGAGGGAGCAAAAAAGACAACAGGGCAACATCCGGGAGGAATGGTTGTCGTTCCTTCGGATCATACTATTTTTGAATTTTGTCCGGTGCAAAAACCGGCGAATGATGAAAACAGCGATTCGATTACCACTCACTATGATTATCATGTTATGGACGAACAGTTAGTAAAATTGGATATTCTGGGACATGACGATCCGACAACGATAAAATTACTACAAGAATATACAGGCTTGGATATTTATGGAATTCCTTTATCGGATCCGGATACTTTAAAGATATTCTCCAGTACAGAATCTTTAGGGGTGACTCCTCAACAAATCGGCTCCGAAGTAGCAACCTTTGGAATTCCGGAATTTGGAACTCCTTTTGTAAGACAAATGTTATTAGATACCAGACCGACAACTTTTGCAGAGCTTGTTAGAATTTCCGGTCTATCTCATGGAACGGACGTTTGGTTAAACAATGCTCAAGAGTTTATTCGACAAAAACAAGCGACACTTTCGGAAGTTATCACAGTGCGGGATGACATTATGAACTATTTGATTGACCAAGGCATCGAGAAAGGGACTGCTTTTAAAATTATGGAATTTGTCCGAAAGGGAAAACCAAGTAAGGATCCTGAGGGATGGAAGAAATATTCGGATTTGATGAAAGAAAAACATGTCAAAGATTGGTATATTGAATCTTGTCGTAGAATCAAATATATGTTTCCAAAAGGACATGCGGTTGCCTATGTTATGATGGCAATTCGGATTGCATATTTTAAAGTACACTATCCTTTGGCATTCTATGCAGCTTATTTGTCGAGAAAGGCGGAAGATTTTAATTTTGAAACTTTGGGAACTCCTGAAAAAGCGAGAATTCGTTTAGAAGAATTGTCAAAAGAAGGAAAATTGGACGTAAAGAAAAAGGCGGAGCAAGCTCTTTGTGAAGTGATGATAGAAATGGAAGCAAGGCATATAGAGCTGTTGCCAATTGATTTATACCATTCTGCTGGAAAAAAATTCTTGATTCAAGGAGATAAAATCCGAGTTCCTTTGATTGCTTTAGCCGGATTGGGTGGAGCCGTTATTGATAATATTTTAGAGGAAAGACAAAAAGAAAGTTTTATTTCGATTGAAGATTTTAAGAAAAGGACAAAAGTTTCTCAGACCATTGTGGAAAAAATGAAAGATTTAAAAATTATAGAAAATATGAATGAAACGAATCAAATTTCGTTGTTTTAAGGAGTTGGTATGAAAAAAATATTATGTAGTTTTCTATGTTTGCTTTCTCTCTCTTTATATGGAAATGCAGAGATAGACAAGTGGTATGAAAGTTATCCTTTTCAAAATCCTTATGATGCAACTATCATAGGAAGTTCTATGTTGATGACACAGGGAGTGAGCGAAAAAGTTCCTAAAAAAAATTATGAAATTGTAACAAGGGAGCAGGGGCAATTACCTGAAAATTTATGGAATCATACGAAATTTCGTTTTTCTTTGATGAAGCAAAAAAAGAAAGCACCTTTGATTTTTCTGTTGGCAGGGACCGGCTCAGACTATAATTCTTTACGCATGGAATTGTTTCAAAGAATTTTATACGATGCAGGTTTTCATGTCATTTCTATTTCTTCTCAAATGACAGTGAATTTTATTGCGAGTGCTTCTAAATTTCATGTTCCGGGACTTTTAGAAGAAGATAGTAAAGATATGTATGAAATCATGAAAAAATGCTATCAAGCAGTAGAAAAAGAAGTAGAAGTGAGTGATTTTCTTTTGACAGGTTATAGTCTTGGAGCGACCAATGCCGCCTTTATTAGCAAATTAGACGAAACAGAACAGTTTTTTAATTTTCAAAGAGTGTTTATGGTCAATCCGGCCGTCAATTTATACTCTTCTGCAAGGCAACTAGATAACTATTTAAATCAAGTGACCGGAAATAGTGTTAGCAATTTAGAAAAGATGCTGGAGGCTCTGCTAACAAAATTAAAAGAGGAATCTAAAAATGAGTACACAGGTTTGACTTCCGAAAGTATTTTTAAATCCTTTCAAGGAAATCAATTTTCTGATGCCCAGAAGGCAGCCTTGGTAGGTCTTGCGTTTCGAATGAATGCAATCGATTTAAATTATGTATCTGATTTATTGGCAAAAACAGGAGTCTATACAAAATTAGATGAGCATATCAAAAAATTTAGTCCCATGCTATCTTATTTTGTGAAAATCAAATTTGGAGATTTTGGAAGCTATGTGGATAAGGTTGCTTTACCACATTATCAAAAGAAATTAGGAGAAGCATATTCCAAAGAAAGATTGATAGCAGAGTCCAGTTTACATGGAGTTCAAGATTACTTGAGAAAAAGTCCTAAGATTGTAGTAGTAACGAATGAAGATGAGTTGATTCTTTCCAAAGAGGACCTTGCTTTTTTAAGAGCAACGATGGGAGATAGAATTTTTGTTTATCCTAAAGGAGGACACTGTGGAAATATGTTCTACACTCCGAATATTCAAGTAATGTTAAATTTCTTGAAAGAGGGGGTGTTCATTCATGAGAAATAGACTTTTCTTGTTGTTATTTCTTTCTATTTTTTCTTTTTCTTTGTTTGCGGAAGAGACAGGTATGAGTGCTCAGGAAGAAAAAGAAATACAAGAAATGACCGAGTATTTTGGAGATTATGATCCTTGGGAGGGATTGAATCGTAGAGTATATTATTTTAACTATGGTTTTGATAAATATTTCTTTGTTCCTGTGGTAGAGGGATATCAAAAAATCACTCCTGTCTTTGTACAACATCGAGTGAGTAATTTTTTTGATAATACGAAAAATATCAGTAGTTTAGGAAATGCTTTGGCACAAACCAAAGGAAGAAAATCGATGCGTTCTCTAGGACGACTTAGCATCAATACTATCTTAGGCTTAGGGGGATTATTTGATGTGGCGAGTGCTTTAGGAATGCCAAAACCTTATGAAGATTTTGGTTTGACCTTAGCTCATTACGGAGTCCCGAGAGGACCTTATCTGATACTTCCGATATTAGGACCAAGTTATTTGCGAGATGCTTTTGGAATGCTAGTAGATAGCCAAATAGCCAATGGAAAGGAATTTTCTATTCCAAGAACTTATACTTTGCCATTATCTGCCATAGATAGAAAATCGAGAGTTCGTTTCCGATTCTATGGAACGAATTCTCCATTTGAATATGAATATGTTAGATTTTTATACAAGAAATATAGAACGGTACAAGAGGAAACTCATCAAAATTTTAATATAGGGGGGATTTAGTTGGATTTACAAAAAGAAGTGTTAAAATACAAAGAAGATGTGGTAAGAGGGATTCAAGAAATGATTCAAGTACCAAGTGTGAAGTCGGAAGCCTTGCCTGGGAAACCTTTTGGAGAAGGACCGGCGAATGCTTTACATGCTTTTTTAGCCTATGCAGAAAAATTAGGGTTTCATACTGAAAATTTTGATAATTATGCAGGGCATATTGATATGGGAGAGGGAGAAGAAACTTTAGGAATTTTAGCTCATGTCGATGTTGTACCGGTGGGAGAAGGTTGGACTTATCCTCCATTTAGTGGAACGA encodes:
- the trmD gene encoding tRNA (guanosine(37)-N1)-methyltransferase TrmD translates to MKITVLTLFPDFFSAFQSESIIGRAIEMGKVEIVIRDIRDYCYDKHKQADDMPFGGGAGMVMKPEPLFRALADCSGKVIYTSPQGEKFSQKMALDLSEERELVIIAGHYEGIDERVIEEKVDMEISIGDYVLTGGELPAMVMMDSIIRLLPGVIRRESYENDSFFQGLLDYPQYTRPADYEGCKVPEVLLSGHHKKIEEWRFYQSVKRTLERRPDLLQGRVWTKQEKKILGELIKK
- a CDS encoding RNA methyltransferase, with translation MRKQIYLALVHYPVYNKRRDVVCTSVTNFDIHDISRTCSTYDIKGYRLVVPVDAQKKLTERILGYWQEGFGGNYNKDREEAFVRTRVAESIEEVIAEIEKIEGKKPKIVTTSARHFPNTVSFANLQEKLFETENQPYLLLFGTGWGLTDEVMAMSDYILEPIRANSKYNHLSVRAAVAIIVDRLLGEN
- a CDS encoding PolC-type DNA polymerase III translates to MSSKEIRMKPGRELLQRLGIQFMQLEEIRYSERRNVLRVFCVLPTYLAISELERLHQDLQITFGNNVKIEFSSKLLDENIPKEELKNIVDLAIQRLRKTEPRFKSFLCNYRIFIEGNDIYLEVNTDCGIEIIEDGHGSQKLEAVLYEYGLKYYSIHIERGDFTAENLHRERERKEEIRQIEKKAIQEQNEIAAKAAAKVPTIPEKTDFPKRGNGGFSRNKTREIKGSPIPMKDFAEVMEEDTCIVEGEIFSLEDRELSTGNILKTLWITDESNSLTAKLFLKKDEVLEIAKNDYVRIEGKVQIDTYAQNEKIIMIQAINRLERKKTKKEDLAEEKMVELHTHTKMSEMVGVTEVGDIIKRAKQYGHSAVAITDYGVVHSFPGAHKAAKEAGIKAILGCEAYMIDDTLPIVHNLKEDQDLEKASFVVYDLETLGFNSHEGKIIEIGAVKIVEKRIVDRFSQLVNPGQSIPQNIVDVTNITDSMVQNEPNIEEVLPKFLDFIEGSILVAHNADFDIGYLKQQCKQQGYSDFNPSFIDTLQMAKDLYPELKQFGLGPLNKKLGLSLENHHRAVDDCQATGNMFLIFLDKYLDQGIHKLSEMQGAFPVNTKKQNTRNVMLLVKDRVGLENLNRLVSDAHLYHFGNRKPRVLKSNLEKYREGLIVGCSLTGHSINDSDLFHDYSTGNMERIPEKISFYDYIELLPRQAYTENIEYNGTGLISGNSYIEKMNQYFYDLAKEKGILVTGSSNVHYLDPEEAKIRTILLYGSGMVHGAKAYKTDNGFYFRTTGELLEEFSYLGEEAAKEILIQNTNAIAEKIEVIKPIPDGFYPPSIDNAEETVREMTYEKAYRIYGNPLPEIVEKRLERELNAIIGNGFSVLYLSAQKLVKKSLDNGYLVGSRGSVGSSLVAFMMGITEVNALYPHYICTNPDCKHVEFIEREGVGIDLPEKKCPKCGQMYKRDGYSIPFEVFMGFNGDKVPDIDLNFSGEYQSEIHRYCEELFGKENVFKAGTISTLAEKNAAGYVKKYFEDNGMSISQAEVMRLAKKCEGAKKTTGQHPGGMVVVPSDHTIFEFCPVQKPANDENSDSITTHYDYHVMDEQLVKLDILGHDDPTTIKLLQEYTGLDIYGIPLSDPDTLKIFSSTESLGVTPQQIGSEVATFGIPEFGTPFVRQMLLDTRPTTFAELVRISGLSHGTDVWLNNAQEFIRQKQATLSEVITVRDDIMNYLIDQGIEKGTAFKIMEFVRKGKPSKDPEGWKKYSDLMKEKHVKDWYIESCRRIKYMFPKGHAVAYVMMAIRIAYFKVHYPLAFYAAYLSRKAEDFNFETLGTPEKARIRLEELSKEGKLDVKKKAEQALCEVMIEMEARHIELLPIDLYHSAGKKFLIQGDKIRVPLIALAGLGGAVIDNILEERQKESFISIEDFKKRTKVSQTIVEKMKDLKIIENMNETNQISLF
- a CDS encoding serine protein kinase PrkA is translated as MKKILCSFLCLLSLSLYGNAEIDKWYESYPFQNPYDATIIGSSMLMTQGVSEKVPKKNYEIVTREQGQLPENLWNHTKFRFSLMKQKKKAPLIFLLAGTGSDYNSLRMELFQRILYDAGFHVISISSQMTVNFIASASKFHVPGLLEEDSKDMYEIMKKCYQAVEKEVEVSDFLLTGYSLGATNAAFISKLDETEQFFNFQRVFMVNPAVNLYSSARQLDNYLNQVTGNSVSNLEKMLEALLTKLKEESKNEYTGLTSESIFKSFQGNQFSDAQKAALVGLAFRMNAIDLNYVSDLLAKTGVYTKLDEHIKKFSPMLSYFVKIKFGDFGSYVDKVALPHYQKKLGEAYSKERLIAESSLHGVQDYLRKSPKIVVVTNEDELILSKEDLAFLRATMGDRIFVYPKGGHCGNMFYTPNIQVMLNFLKEGVFIHEK
- a CDS encoding MlaA family lipoprotein, with amino-acid sequence MRNRLFLLLFLSIFSFSLFAEETGMSAQEEKEIQEMTEYFGDYDPWEGLNRRVYYFNYGFDKYFFVPVVEGYQKITPVFVQHRVSNFFDNTKNISSLGNALAQTKGRKSMRSLGRLSINTILGLGGLFDVASALGMPKPYEDFGLTLAHYGVPRGPYLILPILGPSYLRDAFGMLVDSQIANGKEFSIPRTYTLPLSAIDRKSRVRFRFYGTNSPFEYEYVRFLYKKYRTVQEETHQNFNIGGI